From the bacterium genome, one window contains:
- a CDS encoding discoidin domain-containing protein — MLNFGEKAVFNKVILYWEDAFGKAYEIQVSDNKKIWENVYSTGNRGDETDEIKFDTITARYVRMYGTRQATRYGYHSLWKFSVEN; from the coding sequence ATGTTAAATTTTGGGGAAAAAGCTGTATTCAACAAGGTTATTTTATATTGGGAAGATGCTTTTGGTAAAGCATATGAAATACAAGTATCGGATAATAAGAAAATTTGGGAGAATGTCTATTCTACCGGCAACAGAGGTGACGAGACAGATGAGATAAAATTTGATACGATAACAGCCCGCTATGTCAGGATGTATGGAACAAGGCAGGCAACCAGATATGGTTATCATTCTCTATGGAAATTTAGTGTAGAAAATTAA
- a CDS encoding diguanylate cyclase codes for MKPFLLFVFWLLNIKKRTSRTPFHPDIWGFLPFLIFPLILTIPWYYQMVQPEKLSFFQANYLLEIGPLFFYYVFGLMIMLFITIISFPHVPNLKISFLGYLFMISGMLYAFRLANAPYFKDFGHITPMYFLVMFNLLLISIVPGFLRRETNRLVCAIATSMELGLVMLLLEKGSVIFNFTLLHGVWIFPLCTAIIITSWFFSRNNYGLGGGISGLACYYTFGHIFRNTAIENIIWLSTPLLLSIIILYNWLTRLSYRVSYDPVLNIYTRGFCNNIIHGHANINMGSKFSVAMLDIDHFKRINDTYGHEMGDRVLHNIAQVVRGYAMPRGITCRYGGEELAIFFPHTKLYKAVAISERIHKAVGKVTIPVAKNKKETLTISIGVATNYKGESILQTLKRADDALYRAKEGGRNQVKKAEPPLTEPEQIQPIDNQSNTSPNSLA; via the coding sequence ATGAAACCTTTCCTGCTTTTTGTATTTTGGTTGCTTAATATAAAAAAACGCACCTCTCGCACTCCATTTCATCCCGACATATGGGGGTTCTTGCCTTTTCTAATATTTCCACTGATATTAACTATTCCATGGTATTACCAAATGGTTCAACCGGAAAAACTTTCTTTTTTCCAAGCCAATTATTTGTTGGAAATAGGACCTCTGTTTTTTTATTATGTATTCGGCTTAATGATAATGTTATTTATAACCATAATCTCTTTCCCCCACGTCCCAAATTTAAAGATTTCATTTTTGGGATATTTATTCATGATAAGCGGAATGCTTTACGCTTTCAGATTGGCAAACGCTCCATATTTCAAAGATTTTGGACATATAACACCTATGTATTTTTTGGTAATGTTCAATTTACTGTTAATAAGCATTGTTCCGGGATTCCTACGCAGAGAAACCAACAGGCTCGTTTGCGCAATAGCTACATCGATGGAATTGGGATTGGTAATGTTATTGTTGGAAAAAGGTTCTGTCATATTTAATTTTACGTTATTACATGGAGTATGGATTTTCCCCTTATGCACCGCAATTATCATAACAAGTTGGTTCTTTTCAAGAAACAACTACGGATTAGGCGGCGGGATTTCAGGACTTGCTTGTTATTATACTTTCGGCCACATATTTAGGAATACTGCGATCGAAAATATCATATGGTTATCCACCCCCTTATTACTGTCGATAATTATCCTTTACAATTGGCTTACAAGACTTTCTTACAGAGTATCATACGACCCGGTTCTCAATATTTATACGAGGGGTTTTTGTAACAATATCATACACGGACACGCTAATATAAATATGGGAAGTAAATTTTCCGTTGCCATGTTAGATATCGACCACTTCAAAAGAATTAACGATACATACGGGCACGAGATGGGCGATAGAGTTTTACATAACATTGCCCAAGTAGTGCGCGGTTATGCAATGCCAAGAGGTATTACTTGTCGTTACGGAGGAGAAGAACTGGCGATATTTTTCCCTCACACAAAGTTATATAAAGCAGTTGCTATTTCAGAAAGGATACATAAAGCAGTGGGAAAAGTAACCATACCTGTAGCCAAAAACAAAAAAGAAACATTGACAATCAGCATAGGAGTGGCAACAAATTATAAAGGCGAAAGCATTTTACAAACCTTAAAAAGAGCAGATGACGCGCTCTATCGCGCAAAAGAAGGAGGACGAAACCAGGTCAAAAAAGCCGAGCCACCATTGACTGAACCAGAACAAATTCAGCCCATAGACAACCAATCCAACACCTCACCAAATTCATTAGCATAA
- the kdsB gene encoding 3-deoxy-manno-octulosonate cytidylyltransferase — protein sequence MEKVFCIIPARYGSTRAQGKLLRKILDKPLIQWVWLNASKISSFSDVFIATDSEEIENSIKKFGGKIIRTSSSHKCGTDRIAEAARILNLADEDIIVNIQADEPLISSLSVESLVSSLRKSGIIDMATLAYQSSSIKEFQNSNTVKVVVDNNNFALYFSRSQIPFYNGEKQDDFVFLKHLGIYAYKMDFLQKIATLPVSLLEEKEKLEQLRALDNDYKIKVVNSLFDSQSVNAEEDFKMVENLLQMQIRK from the coding sequence ATGGAAAAAGTTTTCTGCATTATCCCGGCGAGATATGGCTCAACCAGAGCTCAAGGCAAACTTTTGCGCAAAATTTTGGATAAGCCGTTAATCCAGTGGGTTTGGCTAAACGCTTCAAAGATTTCTTCTTTTTCTGATGTTTTTATTGCAACCGATAGCGAAGAAATTGAAAATTCAATAAAAAAATTCGGCGGGAAAATTATCAGAACTTCTTCTTCGCATAAATGTGGTACAGACCGAATAGCTGAAGCCGCAAGAATTTTGAATCTTGCCGATGAGGATATAATTGTTAATATTCAGGCAGACGAACCTTTGATTTCTTCTTTGTCAGTGGAAAGTCTCGTCTCGTCTTTACGTAAATCGGGAATCATTGACATGGCAACTTTGGCATATCAATCCTCAAGTATAAAAGAATTTCAGAATAGTAACACTGTGAAAGTTGTTGTTGATAATAATAATTTTGCTCTTTATTTTTCTCGTTCGCAAATCCCTTTTTATAACGGAGAAAAACAGGATGATTTCGTATTTTTAAAACACTTAGGTATATATGCTTACAAAATGGATTTTTTACAAAAGATTGCTACTTTACCTGTTTCATTGTTAGAAGAAAAAGAAAAATTAGAACAGCTTAGAGCATTGGATAACGACTATAAAATTAAAGTTGTGAACAGCTTGTTTGATTCCCAAAGTGTTAATGCTGAAGAAGACTTTAAAATGGTGGAGAACCTATTGCAAATGCAGATTCGAAAATAG
- the tadA gene encoding Flp pilus assembly complex ATPase component TadA produces MGKREQQIFRDTLINMGLVNEEQLEIALKEQQNTGDRLGDILVRLEFISREALTKALASHFGLIPINLKEYNPPKKVVNLVPAAVARRYKLLPLKLENEILTIALADPLDFLSLDNLEKTVGYKINPVLAKEQDMESKLTQHYGVAEETLSTLVTEISESNLSIAGLEGESIEEVGEDAPIIKFVSMLILEAFKARASDIHVEPLINRLRMRYRIDGILHEIQAPPKKIQPSVLSRIKLLAGMKIEEKRLPQDGRILVTIMGKTLDLRVSSLPSIHGESIVMRILDKSSLLLGLGELGFIEEDQKKWSEVIKTTNGIILVTGPTGSGKTTSLYAVLNELNTPDKKIITVEDPVEYQLSGINQVPVNPQIDLTFANALRSMLRQAPDVILVGEIRDTETAEIAVRAALTGHLVFSTLHTNDSASALTRLIDMGVKPFLVSSSVQAILAQRLIRTICKKCIENYQPPVEILKIIEQEMGAEILKTATFKKGRGCEQCNNSGYKGRVGIYELLVMSEKIRDLVLEQIVSRKIRDLARQEGMKLLREDGWIKVCRGITTAEEVISNTQSDVVDVDE; encoded by the coding sequence ATGGGGAAGAGAGAGCAACAGATATTCAGAGATACATTAATAAACATGGGGCTTGTAAATGAAGAACAGCTCGAAATTGCGCTAAAAGAACAACAAAACACAGGTGATAGATTAGGTGATATTTTAGTAAGACTTGAATTTATCAGCAGAGAAGCTCTTACCAAGGCATTGGCTTCCCATTTTGGTTTAATCCCCATTAATCTTAAAGAATATAACCCTCCCAAAAAAGTTGTCAATTTAGTACCTGCAGCAGTAGCAAGAAGATATAAATTGTTGCCTTTAAAATTGGAAAATGAAATCTTAACAATCGCTTTAGCTGACCCTTTGGATTTCTTATCGCTTGACAATCTTGAAAAGACCGTAGGGTATAAAATAAATCCTGTATTGGCAAAAGAACAAGATATGGAGTCGAAACTTACCCAACACTATGGAGTTGCAGAAGAAACGTTGAGCACTTTAGTTACTGAAATAAGCGAATCAAACTTGTCTATTGCAGGGTTAGAGGGCGAATCAATTGAGGAGGTGGGTGAGGACGCTCCGATAATAAAATTTGTGAGTATGCTGATTTTGGAAGCGTTTAAGGCTAGAGCATCTGATATTCATGTTGAACCTCTAATTAATAGGCTTCGCATGAGATACAGGATTGACGGAATACTTCATGAAATACAAGCTCCTCCTAAAAAAATACAACCATCGGTTCTTTCTAGGATTAAACTATTAGCAGGTATGAAAATAGAAGAAAAAAGATTGCCGCAAGATGGTAGAATTCTTGTTACCATAATGGGGAAGACACTTGATTTAAGAGTTTCATCTCTACCGAGTATTCACGGCGAATCAATAGTTATGAGAATTTTAGATAAATCCAGTCTTCTTCTTGGATTAGGAGAATTAGGGTTTATAGAGGAAGACCAAAAAAAATGGTCAGAAGTGATAAAAACAACAAATGGAATTATTCTTGTTACTGGACCTACGGGTTCGGGAAAAACAACTTCTCTATATGCGGTGCTGAACGAACTTAATACTCCTGACAAAAAAATCATAACTGTCGAAGATCCTGTAGAATATCAACTTTCCGGAATAAATCAAGTGCCGGTAAATCCGCAAATAGACCTTACATTTGCCAATGCTCTTAGGAGTATGCTTAGACAGGCTCCTGATGTTATTTTGGTTGGAGAAATTCGCGATACGGAAACTGCCGAAATAGCGGTGAGAGCGGCGTTGACAGGACATCTTGTTTTTTCGACTCTTCATACCAATGATTCAGCAAGCGCGCTTACGCGATTGATAGATATGGGTGTAAAACCATTTTTAGTTTCTTCTTCCGTCCAAGCAATATTGGCACAGAGATTAATTAGAACTATATGCAAAAAATGCATTGAAAATTATCAGCCCCCCGTAGAAATATTAAAAATAATAGAGCAGGAAATGGGCGCGGAAATATTAAAAACGGCAACTTTTAAAAAAGGTAGAGGTTGTGAGCAGTGCAACAATTCCGGATATAAAGGCAGGGTGGGGATATATGAACTTTTGGTTATGTCTGAAAAAATAAGAGATTTAGTGCTGGAACAAATCGTATCCCGTAAAATTAGAGATTTGGCCCGTCAGGAAGGAATGAAATTGTTGAGAGAAGATGGATGGATTAAAGTTTGCAGAGGGATTACAACTGCGGAAGAAGTTATTTCTAACACTCAAAGTGATGTTGTGGATGTGGATGAATAA